The Halobaculum magnesiiphilum genome contains the following window.
AAGGCCGAGTCGGCCGCCGAGTACGTCCGCCGGCTCAACCCCGACGTGGACGTGGAGCCCCACGAGACGCGCCTCGACGACGGCAACGCCGAGGACCTGATCGGCGACTACGACGTCGTCGTCGACGCATCCGACAACTTCGGCACCCGATACCTCGTCAACGACGTGGCGCGGCTGACCGACACGCCGGTCGCCCACGGCTCGATCTACAAGTTCGAGGGGCAGGCGACCACGCTGGTGCCCGAGGGGCCCTGCTACCGCTGTCTGTTCCCCGAGGCGCCCGAGCCCGGCGAGATCCCCGACTGCGCGACGACGGGCGTGCTCGGCGTGCTTCCCGGCACCGTCGGCTGTATCCAGGCGACCGAGGCCGTGAAGCTCCTGCTGGAGGCGGGCGAGGTGCTGGAGGGTCGGCTCCTGTTTTACGACGCGATGGACATGACCTTCGAAACGGTACCGTACCGCCCGAACCCCGACTGCCCGGTGTGTGGCGACGACGCCATCGACTCCATCGAGGGGATCGACTACGAGCACGGCTGCAGCGTCACGGCCGACTGACCGGCGGCCCGCGCCGGTCGCGGCGGGTCGGTCCGTTTTTGCTCCCCGGTGTCGACGCGGGAGGTATGCATCAGTTCGCCGGAGTCGACCGGGGGCCGAGGAGATGAGCGTCGCCGACCTGCTCAACGGGATGCCGTTCGCCGACCACATGGGTATCGACGTCGTCGAGGCCGCCGACGGCCGCGCCGTCGTCGAGCTCCCGATGCACGAGGACCTCTCGTCGGTGCCGGGGCGGAAGATCGCCCACGGCGGCGTCACCTACGCGCTGGCGGACACGGCCGCGGGGGCGGCGGTCATCTCGCTGCACCACAAGCCGACGCCGACCGTCGACATGCGGATGGACTACCTCGCGCCGGCGACGACCGACCTGCGCGCGGAGGCGACCGTCGTCCGCGACGGCGGCAGCGTCGCCACCGCGGAGGTGCGGATCGAGGACGTGGACGGCACCCACGTCGCCAACGCGCGCGGGACGTTCAAGACCGGGGGCGGCGGCGACGGCGGCGCGTGGGGCGTCACGCCGGGCGACGACTCGCTCGACGGGTAGCGCGTCGGGAGATCGCCGGCGACGCCGCCCGGTCGCGAGCGAGGACGCGCGGCCGTCCCCGCGGGGCCCGGTCGGGGGAGTGTGTGGGTTCTTCCCGAAAGATAACGCTTTTCGGCGGCCCCTCGGAAGTCCGAGGTATGTCCGACGAACTCAAGCGGGGACTGGAGGGCGTCCTCGTCGCCGAGTCCGACCTCAGCTTCATCGACGGTGACGAGGGCAAACTCGTCTACCGCGGGTACGCCATCGAGGATCTCGCCGAGCACGCCTCCTACGAGGAGACGCTGTATCTCCTGTGGAACGGTGAACTCCCGACCGAGTCGGAGCTGTCCGCGTTCGAGGAGGCGATGAGCGCCGAGCGCGGTCTCGACGACGACACGCTTGAGACGGTCACGCGCCTCGCGGAAGCCGACGAGGAGCCGATGGCGGCGATGCGCACCGCCGCCTCGTCGCTGTCGGCCGCGGACCCCGACACCGACGCCGACCCGACCGACCCCGAGGCGAACGTCCGCAAGGCGCGCCGGATCACGGCGAAGCTGCCGACGGCGCTGGCGGCGTTCGCGCGCGTCCGCGACGGCGAGGAGCCGGTCGACCCGCGCGAGGACCTGGACCACGCCGAGAACTTCCTGTACATGCTCAACGGCGAGGTGCCCGACGAGGTCACCGCCGACGTGTTCGACCAGGCGCTCGTGCTCCACGCGGACCACGGCCTCAACGCCTCCACGTTCTCGGCGACGGTCACCGCCTCGACGCTCGCGGATATGCACTCGGCGGTCACCTCCGCCGTCGGCACGCTCTCGGGGAGCCTCCACGGCGGCGCCAACGCCAACGTGATGCGGATGCTCCAGGAGATCGACGAGGCCGACCAGGAGCCCGTCGAGTGGGTGACGCAGGCGCTCGAGGAGGGCCGCCGCGTCGCCGGCTTCGGTCACCGCGTGTACAACGTGAAGGACCCGCGCGCGAAGATCCTCGGCGACCGCTCGGAGGCGTTGGGCGAGGCCGCCGGCGACATGAAGTGGTACGAGATGAGCGTCGCCATCGAGGAGTACATGGCCGAGGAGAAGGGCCTCGCGCCCAACGTCGACTTCTACTCGGCGACGACGTACTACCAGATGGGCATCCCGATCGACATCTACACGCCCATCTTCGCGGTCTCGCGCGTCGGCGGCTGGGCCGCCCACGTGATGGAGCAGTACGAGGACAATCGGCTGATCCGGCCGCGCGCCCGCTACGTCGGCGAGGAGGACGCCGAGTGGGTGCCGATCGAGGACCGGTAACCCGAACGGGACACTATCGACCGCAAGCGGAGCGAGCGGTCGGCCGACGACCGAGCGGCGGGCGGCGGAGCCGCCCAGAGAGAGGGAGGAGTGCTTTTGATCCACGTTTTGCCGAGCGAGTGACCGCAGGGAACGAGCGCAGCGTAAAACGTGGGTGCGTGATCGGCTGATCCGGCCGCGCGCCCGCTACGTCGGCGAGAAGAACGCCGAGTGGGTGCCGATCGAGGACCGGTAGACGGCGACGACACCCCACGATCGATCGATTTTTCGCCGCAATTCCGACCGAGACGCGTGATCGCACGGGTCCGAGAAACGGTTATCCCCTCTGCGGGAGTATCATGTGTATGGACCTGAAGATCAGAACCCCCCGAAGCGACGACTACAGCGAGTACGCCGAGAAGGTTCGAAGCGGGGCGCGGAGCCGAGCCGGCGAGCGCGGCCAGCTCGTCCGCCACGAGGTCGGCGAGCGTATGTTCGACCTCATGACCGAGTACTTCCCCGAGGAGTACCGCGAGCGCCGCCGCGAGGAACTGATCCGAACGTTCGGCGCCGGCATCGCCGTCGGCTTCCTCGGCCGCGAACTCGTCCGGTACGCGCGCCGATAGGCGCCGCATCCGGCCCGAACCCGCTCACCGCTCCCGGCGCGTCGCCGCGTTCCGTTCACCCGTTTTCGCTCCGTCATCCGTCCGAGCCGACGCTCCCGCGCTCGTCGAGCATCGCCGTCGCCCGGCCGACCCAGTCGGTTCGAACGAGCCCCCACGCCGTCACCGCGAGCATGAGGACGTAACAGGCGAACTGACCGGCGTAGGCCGCCTCGATACCCCACCCGAGGAGTTCGTACAACCCCCACGAAACCCCGACGTAGCCGCCGAACATCCCGATCACCCGGGAGGCCAGCGGGACGCGGGTCTCCCCGGCGGCGTCGAGCGACGCCGACGCGACGACGTTGGTGATGCCGAGCACGCCCGACAACCCGAGCACCGTGACGAACGGGGTCGCGGCCGCGGCGACCGCCGGGTCCTCGGCGAGCAGTCGCGCGATCGATCCGGCCGCGAGGGCGACGCCACCCCCGAGCGCGAGGGCAACGCCGCCCCCGAGGACGACCAGCGCGGTCGCCATCCGCGCGACCGGGAGGGTTGCCGGATCGTCCCGGGACCCAGCCGGACCCTCGCTCGTCCCGTCCGTGCTGCCCGCCTCGCTCGTGCCGCCCGCGCCGTCCGTGTCATCCCCAGCTGCCGCGGCGCGCTCGCCGAGGCGCTGGCCGACGACGATGCTCGCGCCGCGGCCGACGCCGCTGCCGACGGGCGCGAGCACCTGGGTGTACACCCGCCACGCGAGCTGGTAGCCGGCGTTCGCCGCCGTCCCGAACTGGAGCACGAGCGTGTTGAACGGGAACACCGCGACGGCCGTGACGACGCCGGCGGCGCTTTGCGGGACGCCGATCCGGACGATCTGACGTGCGATCGTGGGGTCGCGCGGCCGGACGAACCCGACGGGACCGCGCAGGTGGGTATAGCCGACGAGCACGAGCGACCGTGCGGTCATCGCGACGAGCGAGGCGGCGCCGATGCCGACGATGCCCAGGCGCGGCGCCCCGAGCAGCCCGAGCCCGAACACAAGCGAGGCGCCGGCGTTGAACACGGAGGCGGGCACCGACACGTACGTCGGGGTCCGAGTGTCGCCGGTGGCCTCCAGCGTCGCGCTCGACACCGCCGCGAGCGCGCCCAGCGGCATCGGCACGGAGACGAGCGCGAGGTAGCGTGCACCCTCCCGGGCGGACTCTGCGTCGGCGCCGACGAGCCGGAGCACCTCCGTACCCAGGCCGATCCCGACGAGCGCGAACGGGAGCGTTACGAGCGCCGCCAGCAGGGCCGCCTGCGTGAACGCCTCGTCGCGGTTGGCGTCGGCACCCGCGCCGGTGTCCTGACTCGTCAGGGTCGCGGACGCGCCGACGACGCCGCCGCTCGCCCGGAACGGCAGCGAGGCGAAGAGATCCGCGATGCCGAGGCCGACGACCGCCGCCGGCGACAGTGCCGCGGAGATGACGACGTCGGTCGTCCGCATCAGCTGGCCGACGCCGTTGCGGGCGGTCACGGGGGCGCCGAGCCCGACGGCCCGACGCCACGTCGGGTACCAGCCGGCCGGGAGCGCGTCATCGAGCGCGGCGGCGACACGGGAACGGAGGGACACGACGGTCGGGCGCGGGCGCCGGACTTGTAGCTATCGGCGCGTTGGCACGCGGTGACGAGGGGTCACACGCCCTCCCCGTCCTCCACGCTTTCGGCCCCGTCGCCGTCGCCGCTCCCGCGCTCGGCCATCATCTCG
Protein-coding sequences here:
- the ubaA gene encoding SAMP-activating enzyme E1 — encoded protein: MTGLALDSTQLDRYSRHIILDEVGPAGQQALLEGSALVVGAGGLGSPVVQYLAAAGVGRLGIVDDDEVERSNLQRQIVHADADVGRPKAESAAEYVRRLNPDVDVEPHETRLDDGNAEDLIGDYDVVVDASDNFGTRYLVNDVARLTDTPVAHGSIYKFEGQATTLVPEGPCYRCLFPEAPEPGEIPDCATTGVLGVLPGTVGCIQATEAVKLLLEAGEVLEGRLLFYDAMDMTFETVPYRPNPDCPVCGDDAIDSIEGIDYEHGCSVTAD
- a CDS encoding MATE family efflux transporter, whose protein sequence is MSLRSRVAAALDDALPAGWYPTWRRAVGLGAPVTARNGVGQLMRTTDVVISAALSPAAVVGLGIADLFASLPFRASGGVVGASATLTSQDTGAGADANRDEAFTQAALLAALVTLPFALVGIGLGTEVLRLVGADAESAREGARYLALVSVPMPLGALAAVSSATLEATGDTRTPTYVSVPASVFNAGASLVFGLGLLGAPRLGIVGIGAASLVAMTARSLVLVGYTHLRGPVGFVRPRDPTIARQIVRIGVPQSAAGVVTAVAVFPFNTLVLQFGTAANAGYQLAWRVYTQVLAPVGSGVGRGASIVVGQRLGERAAAAGDDTDGAGGTSEAGSTDGTSEGPAGSRDDPATLPVARMATALVVLGGGVALALGGGVALAAGSIARLLAEDPAVAAAATPFVTVLGLSGVLGITNVVASASLDAAGETRVPLASRVIGMFGGYVGVSWGLYELLGWGIEAAYAGQFACYVLMLAVTAWGLVRTDWVGRATAMLDERGSVGSDG
- a CDS encoding PaaI family thioesterase, whose product is MSVADLLNGMPFADHMGIDVVEAADGRAVVELPMHEDLSSVPGRKIAHGGVTYALADTAAGAAVISLHHKPTPTVDMRMDYLAPATTDLRAEATVVRDGGSVATAEVRIEDVDGTHVANARGTFKTGGGGDGGAWGVTPGDDSLDG
- the citZ gene encoding citrate synthase; the protein is MSDELKRGLEGVLVAESDLSFIDGDEGKLVYRGYAIEDLAEHASYEETLYLLWNGELPTESELSAFEEAMSAERGLDDDTLETVTRLAEADEEPMAAMRTAASSLSAADPDTDADPTDPEANVRKARRITAKLPTALAAFARVRDGEEPVDPREDLDHAENFLYMLNGEVPDEVTADVFDQALVLHADHGLNASTFSATVTASTLADMHSAVTSAVGTLSGSLHGGANANVMRMLQEIDEADQEPVEWVTQALEEGRRVAGFGHRVYNVKDPRAKILGDRSEALGEAAGDMKWYEMSVAIEEYMAEEKGLAPNVDFYSATTYYQMGIPIDIYTPIFAVSRVGGWAAHVMEQYEDNRLIRPRARYVGEEDAEWVPIEDR